The following DNA comes from Candidatus Zixiibacteriota bacterium.
CGCCGGCTTTTAACAGATCGAGTACTGCTTTGAGAGCCGCGAGGCCGGAGGCGAAAGCAAACCCGTGAGTGCCATTCTCGAGTGTAGCCAGTGCATTTTCCAGCGCCAAACGAGTCGGGTTGGACCAGCGGGAGTAGACATACCCGGACTCATCGCCGGGGAACTGGACGCGATAGGTCGAGCTGGGGTAGATAGCCGTGGTCACCGAACCGGTCTGGTCTTGCGGCACCTGGCCGGAATGGATGGCTTTGGTCTCGAACTTGAAATTCTTGAATCGGCTCTGGCTCATGGTGTCACCTGTTATAGAAATCCCTTCTCCCGCATCCAGTCATCGTTGAACATCTTGCTGATATACTTGCTTCCGCTGTCCGGGAGAATAACGACCATGATCTTGTCCGGCGAAAGCAGTTTGGCATGTTTGAGCGCCACATGTACTGCAGCGCCGCTGGAGCCGCCGGCCAGTATCCCCTCCTTGCGTGCCAGAGCACGTCCGGCCTCGAAACATTCTTTGTCGTTCACCTGATATACTTTGTCAATCACCGAAAAATCGATCGTCGGGCAGAGCATGTCCTCGCCGATCCCTTCAACAAAATAGGTGTGCGGCTCGATCATGGTCTTGTCTTTGTGGTAATTGTAGTAGACGGAGCCAATAGGGTCTGCCGCTACCACCTCGATCAAGTGGTTCTGCTCCTTCAGATATTTGGCCGTGCCGCTAACTGTCCCGCCGGTGCCGATTCCGCCAACCAGAACATCGAGTTTCCCCTTGGTCTGTTTCCAGATTTCCGGGCCGGTGAGTTTGTAGTGTGCTTCGATATTATCGAGATTGAAATATTGCCCAATCAAATATGAGTTGGGGGTCTCGCGATGAATCCGCTTGGCGGTCTCATAATAACTCTCCGGCGATTCGGCCGGGACGGCGGTCGGGCAGACATGTACTTCGGCACCGAAGGCCTTTAGCGAATCGACTTTTTCACTGGACATTTTGTCCGGGATTGTCAGGATCGCCTTGTAACCGTGCACGGCGGCAAACATCGCCACCGCAGCGCCGGTATTGCCGGACGTAGCTTCGACAATTGTCCCGCCCGGTTTCAGGTCGCCGCGCGTAATCGCCTGCTTCAGGATGTAGACAGCCATCCGGTCCTTGACCGATCCCGTTGGGTTCATGAACTCCAGCTTGGCCAGGACCGTGGCTTTGATTCCCATCTCGGTGGTCAGCTTGCGCAGCCGCACCAGCGGCGTGTTGCCTATTGCTTCGGTGATGTTGTCGGAATAGAATTTTTCGACCATAGGTCTCCGGACACAGACGTTGCTCTTTCAGTACTACCGTAAACATCGGCAGGTGCCCCTTGTTCACGGAAGGCCAAAAATGACCAGGGATTGTCTATATTGGGCGAACCGAGCCACTTGTCAAGGGGATTTGGCGGACCGTGGCTGATGATTGCCTCTTGGCAACTTCGCAAAAGCCTGTATCTTTACAGTATATGGTGATCGCGCACGGCAAGGCGGACAAGGAACGGGCGCTGTTGATCGGGCTGGCGCTTGACTCAAGAAACCGTCAGGCGATCACCGATTCGCTCTCTGAACTGGCAGCACTGACAGTCTCGGCTGGCGCCGCAGTCGTCGGTCAGAGGATCCAGACTCGCCAGAGACCGAATCCGGGCTTGTTTATCGGCAAGGGATTGGTGGAGGAGTTGCGGCGGACACTTCCGGCGCAGAATGCCAACTGCGTTATTTTCGATGATCCCCTCAGCCCCGCCCAGCAGCGAAACCTCGAGAACGAACTCGAAGTGAAGGTGATCGACCGCTCGATCCTGATCCTGGACATATTCGCAACGCGAGCGAGAACGGCAGCAGCACGTCTCCAGGTCGAATTGGCCCAGCTTGAGTACACGCTGCCGCGTCTGACCGGCGCGTGGGTCCATTTCTCCCGGCAGTATGGAGGAATCGGTGCCAAGGGGCCGGGCGAAACGCAACTTGAGGTAGACCGCCGGCAGGTGCGCAAGAAGATTGACCATTTGAAAGAGAAGCTCGAGGAGTTGGATACGCAGCGCGCGGTCCAGAGGAAAGCGCGGCAGAAGTTGTTCAAGGTTGCGCTGGTCGGCTACACGAACGCCGGCAAATCGACGCTTTTCAATCTGCTCACCAAAGCCGATGTCCAGACCGCCGACATGTTGTTCACGACGCTGGATTCCACTACTCGCGTGATGTCGTCCGGGTACCCCTGCCAGGTCGTATTCTCAGACACGGTCGGGTTTATCAAGAAGCTTCCGCACCAATTGGTGGAGTCGTTCAAATCGACCTTGGAGGAAGTTCATTTGGCCGATCTCCTGCTCCATGTAGTTGATTGCTCCGAACTGCACTTTGAGGAGCAGATTAAGCAGACGAGATCGGTGCTCGATGAGATAGGGGCCCATGCGGTTCCTTACCTGATGATATACAACAAGATAGACATCAGCCCCGCCTTTGTGGCCCCGCCGGACCCGGAG
Coding sequences within:
- the hflX gene encoding GTPase HflX — its product is MATSQKPVSLQYMVIAHGKADKERALLIGLALDSRNRQAITDSLSELAALTVSAGAAVVGQRIQTRQRPNPGLFIGKGLVEELRRTLPAQNANCVIFDDPLSPAQQRNLENELEVKVIDRSILILDIFATRARTAAARLQVELAQLEYTLPRLTGAWVHFSRQYGGIGAKGPGETQLEVDRRQVRKKIDHLKEKLEELDTQRAVQRKARQKLFKVALVGYTNAGKSTLFNLLTKADVQTADMLFTTLDSTTRVMSSGYPCQVVFSDTVGFIKKLPHQLVESFKSTLEEVHLADLLLHVVDCSELHFEEQIKQTRSVLDEIGAHAVPYLMIYNKIDISPAFVAPPDPEGRAFLVSAKEKSGLAALKAEIIAASGRHRDGGNFAKSVQSPADTSLKGTHHG